One genomic segment of Gammaproteobacteria bacterium includes these proteins:
- a CDS encoding rhodanese-like domain-containing protein translates to MSDFTEFALQNWLLFAAAFAILGMLMGAEILHRVRGITTVNPNEALRLINDQDAWVVDIRDAGEYKGGHIPQARHIPSAMLKDRISELVKAGDKPVIVYCRSGAAAQSACALLKKNGITHVHSLSGGLNAWQDASLPISRKKA, encoded by the coding sequence ATGAGTGATTTTACTGAGTTTGCCTTGCAGAATTGGCTGCTGTTTGCGGCAGCATTCGCTATTTTAGGGATGTTGATGGGCGCCGAGATTCTGCACCGGGTGCGTGGAATTACCACTGTCAACCCGAACGAAGCGCTGCGGCTGATTAACGACCAGGATGCCTGGGTCGTGGATATTCGTGACGCCGGGGAGTACAAGGGCGGCCACATTCCGCAGGCCCGGCATATTCCGTCAGCAATGCTCAAAGACCGGATCAGCGAGTTGGTCAAGGCAGGCGATAAACCGGTGATCGTCTATTGCCGCAGTGGCGCCGCCGCGCAATCCGCCTGCGCCTTGCTCAAGAAAAACGGAATCACCCATGTACACAGTCTGAGCGGCGGTCTGAATGCCTGGCAGGACGCCAGTCTGCCGATCAGCCGCAAGAAGGCCTGA
- a CDS encoding DUF2892 domain-containing protein: MNSERIIRIMAGAFVLISLLLGASASPFYHSSYWLWFTAFVGLNLFQSGFTRFCPAELILWKLGVKSAGDPAGCAMR; the protein is encoded by the coding sequence ATGAATAGCGAACGAATCATTCGAATCATGGCGGGCGCTTTCGTCCTGATTTCTTTGTTACTGGGCGCATCGGCCAGTCCGTTTTATCACAGCAGCTATTGGCTGTGGTTTACCGCTTTTGTCGGGCTGAACCTGTTTCAAAGCGGTTTTACCCGATTTTGCCCGGCGGAACTGATCCTCTGGAAGCTGGGCGTTAAGAGCGCCGGTGACCCGGCAGGTTGCGCGATGCGTTGA
- a CDS encoding winged helix-turn-helix transcriptional regulator has protein sequence MNSLIARDDDIERASRSMKAMSHPLRLKILCTLSDREFSVQDIVEQVGTSQSNISQHLAILRDKGILACRKDANRVYYRVGDARTLRLIEMMRDVFCTRNL, from the coding sequence ATGAACAGTCTGATTGCCCGCGATGATGACATCGAAAGAGCCTCTCGCTCAATGAAGGCGATGTCCCATCCGCTGCGTCTCAAAATTCTGTGTACGCTGAGTGATCGGGAATTCAGCGTCCAGGACATCGTCGAACAGGTCGGTACTTCTCAAAGCAATATCTCCCAGCATTTGGCGATTCTGCGCGATAAGGGCATTCTGGCTTGTCGTAAGGACGCCAACCGGGTTTATTATCGGGTAGGAGACGCCCGGACGCTGCGGTTGATCGAGATGATGCGTGATGTGTTTTGCACGCGAAATTTGTAG
- the gpmA gene encoding 2,3-diphosphoglycerate-dependent phosphoglycerate mutase gives MYKLVLIRHGESQWNMENRFTGWVDVDLSDKGREEAKKAGQTLKKEGYIFDVAHTSVLKRAIHTLWTVLDELDQAWIPVHRSWRLNERHYGALAGLNKSETAAKHGEEQVKIWRRSFDIPPPALEASDPLHPSNDPRYAALDPRVLPGTESLKLTIDRVLPYWHDVLVPTIRSGKRVVIAAHGNSLRALIKYLDDLSDEAIVALNVPTAVPLVYELDANMRPIKNYYLADPEELKKLMDAVANQGKAK, from the coding sequence ATGTACAAACTTGTGCTCATCCGCCACGGTGAAAGCCAGTGGAACATGGAAAACCGTTTCACCGGCTGGGTGGACGTTGATCTGTCTGACAAGGGCCGCGAGGAAGCGAAAAAAGCAGGCCAGACTTTGAAAAAAGAAGGTTATATCTTCGATGTCGCCCACACCTCCGTACTCAAACGCGCTATTCATACGCTGTGGACGGTACTGGATGAACTGGATCAGGCATGGATTCCCGTACATCGGAGCTGGCGGCTCAACGAACGGCACTACGGCGCCCTGGCTGGCCTAAACAAATCGGAAACAGCGGCTAAACACGGCGAAGAACAAGTCAAAATCTGGAGGCGCAGCTTTGACATCCCGCCCCCAGCGCTGGAAGCGAGCGACCCGCTGCACCCAAGCAATGATCCACGTTACGCCGCGCTCGACCCGCGTGTGCTGCCCGGCACCGAAAGCCTCAAGCTCACTATCGACCGGGTGCTGCCCTACTGGCATGATGTCCTGGTGCCGACCATCCGTTCTGGCAAGCGGGTCGTGATCGCCGCGCACGGCAACAGCCTGCGGGCTCTGATCAAGTATCTGGACGACCTGTCAGACGAAGCCATCGTCGCGCTGAACGTCCCGACCGCTGTGCCGCTGGTCTATGAGTTGGACGCCAACATGCGACCCATCAAGAATTACTACCTCGCCGATCCCGAAGAGCTGAAGAAACTGATGGACGCCGTCGCCAACCAGGGCAAAGCGAAGTAA
- a CDS encoding EAL domain-containing protein, with protein sequence MTTLMFQESHETEPSLQYLVIECDVNSEDAAICAAIISLAGNLGLKTLAEGVDKPGQLDFLRAEGCYAYQGHLFSQLLPASEMAEMLRNR encoded by the coding sequence ATGACGACACTCATGTTCCAGGAATCTCATGAGACTGAACCATCACTCCAGTACCTCGTCATCGAATGCGATGTGAATAGCGAGGATGCCGCGATCTGCGCTGCTATCATTTCGTTGGCGGGCAACCTGGGATTGAAGACCCTGGCCGAGGGAGTAGACAAGCCGGGGCAACTGGATTTTCTGCGCGCCGAGGGGTGTTATGCCTATCAGGGTCATCTGTTCAGTCAGCTATTGCCGGCGAGTGAAATGGCTGAAATGTTGCGGAACAGATGA
- a CDS encoding FtsX-like permease family protein yields MSVVIERQKYLIDYTLAALLRRKTRNLGLLLVYTLLVFLFSSVLLLSQGLRREAALLLQDAPEVMVQKLVAGRHDLLPESWLEPLRRVRGVGSVQGRLWGYYYDPAVKANYTLMVAPRRELAANEILIGAALARIRQIGVGDYLSLRAASGQALPLKITGVLDSVSELLSADLLLLSETAYRQLFQLPPDVFTDAVLTVRNPREAPTVARKIALAFPESRPLLRSEILRTYDAVFNWREGMVFVALSSLLLAFMILAWDKAAGLSAEEKREIGILKAIGWETGDILTMKLWEGTLLSLTAFLAGYALAYWQVFHGGARLFAPVLKGWAVLYPEFQLTPAVDLQQLLVLLAMTVLPYMVATLIPGWRAAISDPDAVMRG; encoded by the coding sequence ATGAGTGTCGTCATTGAACGCCAGAAATACCTGATTGATTACACTCTAGCAGCCCTGCTGCGGCGCAAGACCCGTAATCTGGGCTTGCTGCTGGTGTATACCCTGCTGGTTTTTCTATTCAGTTCGGTGCTGCTGCTCAGTCAGGGCCTACGGCGAGAAGCCGCCTTGTTACTGCAAGACGCCCCGGAAGTCATGGTGCAAAAACTTGTTGCCGGTCGTCATGATCTCCTACCGGAAAGCTGGCTGGAACCGTTGCGCCGCGTTCGCGGAGTGGGTTCTGTACAAGGCCGCTTATGGGGCTATTACTACGATCCCGCAGTCAAAGCCAATTACACGCTGATGGTCGCACCAAGGCGGGAACTGGCGGCGAATGAAATCCTGATTGGCGCGGCGCTGGCGCGCATTCGCCAAATTGGGGTTGGCGATTATCTCAGCCTGCGTGCCGCATCGGGTCAGGCACTGCCCCTGAAAATCACCGGGGTGCTGGACTCGGTCTCAGAGCTGCTTAGCGCTGATTTGCTGCTGCTATCCGAAACCGCATACCGGCAACTGTTTCAACTTCCTCCCGACGTTTTCACCGATGCCGTGCTGACCGTGCGTAATCCCCGGGAAGCGCCTACCGTCGCACGCAAGATTGCCCTGGCTTTTCCAGAAAGCCGGCCCCTATTGCGTTCGGAAATCCTGCGCACTTACGATGCCGTATTCAACTGGCGCGAGGGCATGGTCTTTGTCGCACTGAGTTCTTTACTGCTGGCGTTCATGATTCTGGCCTGGGATAAGGCCGCTGGCCTGAGCGCTGAGGAAAAGCGTGAGATTGGCATTCTTAAAGCGATTGGCTGGGAAACCGGCGATATCCTAACCATGAAACTTTGGGAAGGAACGCTGCTCTCGCTCACCGCCTTTCTCGCCGGCTATGCCTTGGCGTACTGGCAGGTTTTCCACGGCGGCGCTCGCCTGTTCGCGCCGGTGTTGAAAGGCTGGGCGGTGTTGTATCCCGAATTTCAATTAACGCCGGCAGTGGATCTGCAACAGTTATTGGTATTGCTGGCGATGACGGTGCTGCCCTACATGGTGGCGACATTGATTCCGGGGTGGCGAGCAGCAATCAGCGACCCAGATGCGGTCATGCGCGGCTGA
- a CDS encoding TonB-dependent receptor: MLGTITVALHAQVAPDPQIIEQLLELDLDQLLDLDVTSAARKPQKLAETASAVYIITQDDIRRSGVINIPEALRLAPGVQVARIGADKWAITIRGFNGRFSNKLLVLMDGRSVYDPLYSGVFWNAQDYVLEDIERIEIVRGPGAALWGANAVNGVINIITKPAEQTQGMLVTTYAGTEDRGGLAARYGGRWGEDTAYRVYAKGFEREASTTLTGQDANDAWRSGQVGFRVDSRLSAEEQFTVQGDMHWDVAGDLAALYRLSPPYGFQLHDDWTMREYNLLTRYRRRTGTTDNTLQLYYSDSFKGTDADVKFDVRTFDLDWQQQLLSTGRHDWLWGLGYRWLQHSYNGEPYAMLQPEKTDWQLFSGFAQDEIELTPQWFLTLGAKLEHNDTTGWEFQPSARLLWSLAPTESLWAATSRAVRTPSRAEMGIIANYQVFPPLSPGNPGELPMQVRFFGDPAIESETVIAYEAGWRRQWDNQLSTDLALFWNDYDQLRSVTPGAPFLEFAPIPHLVLPFTLNNTLSGHTYGLEMAVDWRPHKNWRLQGSYSYLRMSIDDSGSTEGSSPRHQFSLLSSLTLSPRAELSTWLRLVDELPALGIPAYTSLDARLAWSPLPDLTFSLVGQNLLDDRHPEFNADAEGQVLGEIERNIYLKALWRF, translated from the coding sequence ATGCTTGGAACAATAACCGTTGCATTACATGCCCAAGTTGCGCCTGATCCCCAGATTATTGAGCAACTACTGGAATTGGATCTGGACCAATTGCTGGACCTGGATGTGACCTCCGCTGCCCGTAAACCACAAAAACTGGCTGAAACCGCCTCAGCGGTCTACATCATTACCCAAGATGATATCCGCCGTTCTGGCGTCATCAATATTCCCGAAGCCCTGCGCCTGGCCCCAGGCGTTCAAGTCGCGCGCATCGGCGCTGATAAATGGGCCATCACCATTCGCGGTTTTAATGGCCGCTTCTCCAACAAGCTGTTGGTGCTCATGGATGGTCGCTCGGTTTACGATCCGCTGTACTCGGGCGTATTCTGGAACGCGCAGGACTATGTGCTGGAAGATATCGAGCGTATCGAAATCGTACGTGGGCCTGGCGCGGCGCTGTGGGGCGCCAATGCCGTCAACGGAGTGATCAACATCATCACGAAACCGGCGGAACAGACCCAGGGGATGTTGGTCACCACCTACGCTGGAACTGAAGACCGCGGCGGACTGGCGGCGCGTTACGGCGGGCGCTGGGGTGAAGATACCGCTTATCGAGTGTATGCCAAAGGATTCGAACGCGAGGCCAGCACCACCCTTACTGGCCAGGACGCCAACGATGCATGGCGATCGGGGCAGGTTGGCTTTCGCGTGGACAGTCGCTTGAGCGCCGAGGAACAATTCACCGTGCAAGGCGATATGCACTGGGATGTGGCCGGTGACCTCGCTGCGCTTTACCGTCTGTCGCCACCCTACGGTTTTCAGCTCCATGACGATTGGACGATGCGGGAATATAACCTTTTAACCCGTTATCGGCGTCGCACTGGAACGACCGATAATACCTTGCAGCTTTACTACAGCGACTCATTCAAGGGCACCGATGCCGATGTCAAATTCGATGTTCGCACCTTTGACTTAGACTGGCAACAGCAACTGCTGTCGACCGGGCGGCATGACTGGCTATGGGGACTCGGTTACCGGTGGTTGCAGCACTCCTATAACGGCGAACCCTATGCGATGTTGCAACCCGAAAAGACGGATTGGCAACTGTTTAGCGGCTTCGCACAGGATGAAATTGAGCTGACGCCGCAATGGTTTTTAACGCTAGGCGCCAAGCTGGAGCATAACGACACAACCGGCTGGGAATTCCAGCCCAGCGCCCGTCTGCTCTGGAGCCTAGCGCCGACCGAAAGCCTGTGGGCGGCGACTTCACGAGCGGTGCGCACCCCGTCGCGCGCCGAAATGGGCATCATCGCCAATTACCAGGTATTCCCGCCGCTCTCCCCCGGTAATCCCGGCGAACTGCCCATGCAAGTTCGGTTTTTTGGCGACCCGGCCATTGAAAGCGAGACGGTGATCGCCTACGAAGCCGGCTGGCGACGGCAATGGGATAACCAACTCTCTACCGATCTGGCGCTGTTCTGGAACGATTATGACCAACTGCGCTCGGTGACGCCAGGCGCGCCCTTTCTAGAATTTGCACCGATACCGCATCTGGTCTTGCCGTTCACCTTGAACAACACTCTGAGCGGCCACACTTATGGCCTAGAAATGGCTGTTGACTGGCGTCCCCATAAAAACTGGCGCTTACAGGGCAGTTACAGCTATTTGCGGATGAGCATTGACGATTCGGGCAGCACTGAAGGCAGCAGCCCGCGCCACCAATTTTCGCTGTTATCATCGCTGACACTGTCCCCGCGAGCGGAACTGAGCACCTGGTTGCGCCTGGTTGACGAACTGCCGGCGTTAGGCATCCCTGCGTATACCAGTTTGGATGCGCGGCTGGCCTGGTCGCCGCTTCCCGATCTGACTTTTTCCTTGGTCGGTCAAAATCTATTGGATGATCGACACCCCGAGTTTAACGCCGATGCTGAGGGACAAGTGCTTGGCGAGATCGAGCGTAATATTTACCTCAAAGCCCTCTGGCGATTTTGA
- a CDS encoding YfiR family protein, whose product MTVHSLFSARFLHRCSGLFAGYLFISAISAQVREPTEFELKAALLYNFALFTEWPTRSESIFNLCLYGQDPFGVAIQVLTQKSIRDRPIRVQHLNQLTDIDTCHLLYIHSLESSQFNQLLMLIQGKPVLTVTDIPMHHNHSGIINLEVEQKKIRFDIDLLAANRAGLSLSSKLLRLARRVHQ is encoded by the coding sequence ATGACAGTCCACTCCCTGTTCTCCGCACGCTTTCTTCATCGATGTAGCGGCTTGTTTGCCGGTTACCTGTTTATTTCTGCAATTTCCGCTCAGGTTCGGGAACCGACCGAGTTCGAATTGAAAGCAGCGCTGCTTTACAACTTTGCCCTGTTCACCGAATGGCCGACGCGCTCAGAGAGCATCTTTAATCTGTGTTTGTATGGCCAGGATCCCTTTGGCGTCGCTATCCAGGTATTGACGCAAAAATCCATACGAGATCGCCCGATTCGCGTTCAGCATCTAAATCAATTGACCGATATCGATACTTGTCATCTCCTTTATATTCACTCATTAGAATCTTCACAATTTAATCAGTTACTAATGCTGATTCAGGGAAAACCAGTTCTCACCGTGACCGATATTCCAATGCATCATAATCATAGCGGCATTATTAATCTGGAAGTGGAGCAAAAGAAAATCCGGTTTGACATTGACTTACTGGCCGCCAACCGCGCTGGTTTGTCACTCAGCTCCAAACTGTTGCGTCTGGCGCGCCGGGTTCATCAATAA
- a CDS encoding ATP-binding cassette domain-containing protein, which produces MSLLSIDHLSIAFGAEKLLDDVSFQLDAGERICLIGRNGAGKTTLLRLLTGNLQPDTGDLWRQPGLQIATLAQELPADTTATTFEVVASGLVGLGEMLAEYHEAAVRLAHETTSEQLQRVERLQHELEARDGWRWQQRVETVITRLQLPADTPLAELSGGWRRRVLLGRALVSEPEILLLDEPTNHLDLETIQWLEEELLEFRGGLLFVTHDRALLQRLATRLLELDRGALTSWPGDYAAFLEKKAVLLDVETRHNAKFDKNLAQEEAWIRQGIKARRTRNEGRVRALLALREERLHRRERTGKARFELEQAETSGKLVIEAKNLCYAWQATPLIRDFSVQIMRGDRIGLIGPNGSGKTTLLNLLLGRLTPDNGQVRLGTKLEIAWFDQLRERLDPEQTVLDIVAEGRETVTINGRERHVIGYLGDFLFTAQRARSPVKSLSGGERNRLLLARLFSQPANLLVMDEPTNDLDLETLELLEELLLDYSGTLLLVSHDRAFLDNVVTSCLVFESNGVVREYVGGYSDWLRQRPIPAPPPARSVKPAQPAPPSTPKPARLGKLSYNARRELEQLPARIEKLEQRQQELQTLAADPAFYKQIPEAVTQRLEELRALEAELDAAYERWADLEET; this is translated from the coding sequence ATGTCTCTGTTAAGCATCGATCATCTTTCCATCGCTTTCGGCGCTGAAAAACTGCTGGATGACGTCAGTTTCCAACTGGATGCGGGCGAGCGCATCTGCCTGATCGGCCGCAATGGCGCAGGCAAGACGACCCTGTTACGCTTGTTGACCGGTAACTTGCAACCTGACACTGGCGATCTCTGGCGTCAGCCGGGTCTGCAGATCGCCACTCTGGCGCAGGAATTGCCGGCAGATACCACGGCTACCACCTTTGAAGTCGTCGCCAGTGGTTTGGTAGGGTTGGGTGAGATGTTGGCTGAATATCACGAGGCGGCGGTGCGCCTGGCGCATGAGACCACATCAGAACAGTTGCAGCGCGTGGAGCGCCTGCAACATGAACTAGAAGCACGCGATGGCTGGCGTTGGCAGCAGCGAGTGGAAACCGTAATCACTCGTTTGCAATTGCCGGCGGATACGCCTCTAGCGGAATTGTCCGGCGGCTGGCGACGCCGGGTGCTGCTGGGGCGGGCGCTGGTCAGCGAACCCGAAATTTTACTGCTGGATGAACCCACTAACCATCTCGATCTGGAAACCATTCAGTGGCTGGAGGAAGAGTTGCTGGAATTTCGCGGCGGTTTGCTTTTTGTCACCCACGACCGCGCGCTGTTGCAACGGCTAGCGACCCGGCTGCTGGAACTGGATCGCGGTGCGCTGACTTCCTGGCCGGGCGACTATGCAGCGTTTCTGGAGAAAAAAGCGGTGCTGCTGGACGTCGAGACCCGGCATAACGCCAAATTCGACAAGAATCTGGCTCAGGAAGAAGCCTGGATTCGTCAGGGCATCAAGGCGCGGCGAACTCGTAATGAAGGCCGGGTGCGGGCGTTGCTGGCTCTGCGCGAGGAACGCCTTCACCGTCGTGAGCGCACCGGTAAAGCCCGCTTCGAATTGGAACAGGCAGAGACCTCCGGCAAATTGGTGATCGAAGCGAAAAACCTTTGCTATGCCTGGCAGGCGACGCCGCTGATTCGTGATTTTTCGGTGCAGATCATGCGTGGCGATCGCATTGGTCTGATCGGTCCGAATGGTTCCGGCAAAACCACGCTGCTGAACCTGCTATTGGGACGGTTGACGCCGGATAACGGGCAGGTTCGGCTAGGGACTAAACTGGAAATCGCCTGGTTTGACCAGCTGCGCGAACGCCTCGATCCCGAACAGACGGTGCTGGATATCGTTGCCGAAGGTCGGGAAACCGTGACGATCAACGGGCGTGAGCGGCATGTGATCGGCTATCTCGGCGATTTCCTGTTCACGGCCCAACGTGCGCGTTCACCGGTCAAATCCTTGTCCGGCGGCGAGCGTAATCGCCTGTTGCTGGCGCGACTGTTCAGTCAGCCGGCCAATCTGCTGGTTATGGATGAACCTACCAACGATCTGGATCTGGAAACGCTGGAATTGTTGGAAGAGTTGCTGCTGGATTACAGTGGCACGCTGTTGCTGGTCAGCCATGACCGGGCGTTTCTGGATAACGTGGTTACAAGCTGCCTGGTGTTCGAAAGCAACGGGGTCGTGCGCGAATATGTCGGCGGTTACAGCGACTGGTTGCGCCAGCGACCCATCCCGGCGCCGCCGCCCGCCCGGTCGGTCAAACCGGCCCAACCTGCGCCGCCGTCCACGCCGAAACCGGCCCGTCTGGGCAAACTCAGTTATAACGCGCGTCGGGAGCTGGAACAATTGCCTGCGCGCATCGAAAAGTTGGAACAACGCCAGCAGGAATTGCAGACATTAGCTGCCGATCCGGCGTTTTACAAGCAAATCCCGGAAGCCGTAACCCAGCGGTTGGAGGAGTTGCGGGCGCTGGAGGCGGAGCTGGATGCGGCGTATGAACGCTGGGCCGATCTGGAAGAAACCTAG
- a CDS encoding septal ring lytic transglycosylase RlpA family protein, translated as MMKLSRSWRLHTLILAILLLTGTPVEVTPEPKVLKTQIGTATYYAKRFHGRTTASGVKFSQNALMAAHHHWPFGTIVRVINRKNKRTVRVRIVDRLARRSKAIIDLSRKAARELRFLRTGQGRVPVRLEVLKWGKR; from the coding sequence ATGATGAAGCTTTCAAGATCATGGCGTCTTCATACGCTGATCCTAGCAATCCTTTTGCTTACAGGGACGCCTGTTGAAGTAACGCCGGAACCCAAGGTTCTTAAAACGCAAATCGGAACGGCGACCTATTACGCCAAACGGTTTCACGGCAGAACAACGGCGAGTGGCGTCAAGTTCAGCCAAAACGCCTTAATGGCCGCCCACCACCACTGGCCTTTCGGTACCATAGTGCGTGTGATCAACCGAAAGAATAAGCGTACAGTGCGGGTGCGGATCGTCGATCGCCTTGCTCGCCGATCAAAGGCTATCATTGATCTATCGCGTAAGGCAGCTCGTGAGTTGCGATTTCTGAGAACCGGGCAGGGCCGGGTTCCAGTGCGGCTTGAAGTTCTGAAGTGGGGGAAACGCTAA
- a CDS encoding PilZ domain-containing protein, producing MRRYIRHPSDIPIEYRITRSELGRRHCLKDICPGGLCFQTHDALSRGCVIQITIPVREPPFEATGTIVWCRRTNDHYHVGVQFADENTEFSVRMVEQVCQIHHYQHEVLEKEGRFLSAEEAATEWVAKYARSFPS from the coding sequence ATGCGACGTTATATTCGGCATCCCTCGGACATCCCCATCGAGTATCGGATTACTCGTTCCGAACTTGGCCGGCGCCACTGCCTGAAGGATATTTGCCCCGGCGGGCTATGCTTTCAAACCCATGACGCGCTGTCACGAGGTTGCGTCATCCAAATCACTATTCCGGTGCGCGAACCGCCCTTCGAAGCAACGGGAACCATTGTCTGGTGCCGCCGCACCAATGACCACTATCATGTCGGCGTCCAGTTCGCCGATGAAAACACAGAATTTTCTGTGCGCATGGTCGAACAAGTTTGCCAGATCCATCATTACCAGCATGAAGTACTGGAGAAGGAGGGGCGCTTTCTTTCAGCAGAAGAAGCCGCAACCGAATGGGTCGCGAAGTATGCCCGAAGTTTTCCATCGTAG
- a CDS encoding protoheme IX farnesyltransferase yields the protein MTTTSQTLHARFRRHWREYLELTKPKVVALITFTAMVGMLLATPGMVPWPILLFGSLGIALMAGSAAAINHLVDRRVDAMMARTCRRPLPSGQLDTWQVLTFSLLIGVLGFVLLLAFTNALTAVLTFASLIGYAVIYTLFLKRATPQNIVIGGAAGAAPPLLGWTAVTGQVDPGALLLFLIIYIWTPPHFWALAIHRRHDYANADIPMLPVTHGVAFTRLHILLYTILLFLIALLPFLTGMSGWIYLIGAVGFGLRFLSYAVRLYATEDDALAMPTFGFSIVYLFGLFAALMLDHYVLRFFDAL from the coding sequence ATGACGACGACCAGCCAGACCCTGCATGCTCGATTCCGCCGCCATTGGCGAGAATATCTGGAACTGACCAAACCCAAGGTGGTGGCGTTAATCACCTTTACCGCCATGGTCGGCATGTTGCTGGCCACGCCCGGCATGGTGCCTTGGCCTATCCTGTTGTTCGGTTCGCTGGGCATTGCCCTGATGGCCGGTTCCGCTGCCGCTATCAACCACTTGGTTGACCGGCGCGTCGATGCGATGATGGCCCGCACCTGCCGCCGACCACTTCCCAGCGGGCAACTGGATACCTGGCAAGTCTTGACGTTTTCCCTGCTGATTGGCGTACTGGGTTTTGTTTTATTGCTGGCTTTCACCAACGCATTGACTGCGGTGCTGACCTTCGCCTCGTTGATCGGTTACGCGGTGATCTATACCCTGTTTCTCAAGCGGGCGACCCCGCAGAACATCGTCATTGGCGGCGCGGCGGGCGCAGCTCCGCCCCTGCTGGGCTGGACGGCGGTTACTGGCCAGGTCGATCCGGGTGCCTTGCTGCTGTTTCTGATCATTTATATCTGGACACCGCCACATTTTTGGGCGCTGGCTATTCACCGCCGCCACGATTACGCGAACGCCGATATTCCCATGTTGCCGGTAACTCACGGCGTGGCCTTCACCCGGTTGCATATTCTGCTGTATACCATTTTATTATTTCTGATTGCGCTGCTGCCGTTTCTGACTGGGATGAGCGGCTGGATTTATCTTATCGGCGCGGTGGGTTTTGGTCTGCGTTTTCTGAGCTACGCCGTGCGATTGTATGCTACTGAGGACGACGCGCTGGCCATGCCAACCTTTGGGTTTTCCATCGTTTATTTATTCGGGTTATTTGCCGCGCTCATGCTGGATCATTACGTGCTACGGTTTTTCGATGCGCTTTGA
- a CDS encoding COX15/CtaA family protein, which translates to MKNKWFYRLTWTALVLTFAVVLLGAYVRLSDAGLGCPDWPGCYGHLDVPDEAHQIAKANEAYPERPVEAHKAWKEMIHRYFAGTLGLLILAMAALAWRNRREPDQPVVLPVLLLGLVIFQALLGMWTVTWQLKPVVVMGHLLGGLATLSLLMWLALRQGRYSGDAVIAQARSLRVYAVLGLILLVGQIALGGWTSANYAALACPDFPTCQTYWWPPTDFREAFTLWRGLGVSYEYGVLDNDARVTIHWIHRLGAVVILLYLGWLVWRLTVAGSRILRGAGIAISVLLAAQLSLGIANVVMQLPLPVAVAHNGGAALLLLALVTLNHLLRPETVT; encoded by the coding sequence ATGAAAAACAAATGGTTTTACCGTCTGACCTGGACCGCATTGGTATTAACTTTTGCCGTGGTGCTGCTAGGCGCTTATGTACGCTTATCGGATGCCGGACTCGGATGTCCCGACTGGCCCGGCTGTTATGGACATTTGGATGTGCCCGATGAGGCGCACCAGATCGCCAAGGCCAACGAAGCCTACCCGGAACGGCCCGTCGAGGCGCACAAAGCCTGGAAGGAAATGATCCATCGTTACTTCGCGGGAACGCTGGGCCTACTCATTTTGGCGATGGCGGCGCTGGCCTGGCGGAATCGTCGCGAACCCGATCAACCGGTCGTTCTGCCAGTGCTATTGCTCGGGTTGGTGATTTTCCAGGCGCTACTGGGTATGTGGACTGTCACTTGGCAGTTGAAACCGGTGGTCGTCATGGGACATCTGCTCGGTGGCCTGGCGACCTTGAGTTTGCTGATGTGGCTGGCGCTGCGACAAGGCCGCTACAGTGGCGATGCGGTGATCGCGCAGGCTCGATCCTTGCGCGTTTACGCCGTGCTGGGACTGATCCTGCTGGTCGGGCAAATTGCCTTGGGCGGCTGGACCAGCGCTAATTACGCAGCCCTGGCCTGCCCGGATTTCCCGACGTGTCAAACTTACTGGTGGCCGCCGACTGATTTCCGGGAAGCTTTTACCTTGTGGCGGGGTCTGGGCGTGTCTTATGAATATGGCGTACTGGATAACGATGCGCGGGTCACCATTCACTGGATTCATCGTCTCGGCGCGGTAGTGATCCTGCTTTATCTGGGCTGGCTAGTTTGGCGGTTAACCGTGGCGGGCAGTCGGATTCTACGGGGAGCCGGCATCGCCATTAGTGTATTGCTGGCTGCACAGCTCAGTCTGGGCATCGCTAATGTCGTAATGCAATTGCCCTTGCCGGTCGCGGTCGCCCATAATGGCGGCGCGGCGCTGCTGTTGCTGGCGCTGGTGACGCTAAACCACCTGCTTCGACCGGAAACTGTGACATGA